The Magnetospirillum sp. XM-1 genomic interval TGTTCGACGAGTACGTCACCCGCCTGGCCGAGGATTACGACGGCGAGCGCGACCTGCGGGTGGTGTGGGATTGCGGCAACGGCGCCACCGGCGAGGCGCTGCACGCCCTGGTCAAGCGTCTGCCCGGCACCCATACCGTGCTGTTCGGCGAGATCGACGGCCGCTTCCCCAATCACCACCCCGACCCCACCGAGCCCCACAATCTGGTGGCGCTGCAAGACAAGGTGCTGGCCGAATCCGCCCATCTGGGCATCGCCTTCGACGGCGACGGCGACCGCATCGGCGTGGTGGACGCGGAAGGCCGCATCCTCTACGGCGACCAGATCCTGGTGATCCTGGCCGAGGACCTGCTGAAGTCGCGGCCGGGCGCCACCATCATCGCCGACGTCAAGGCGTCGAAGGTGTTCTTCGACGAAGTGCGGCGCATGGGCGGCAACGCCGTCATGGGCCGCACCGGCCACTCGCTGATCAAGACCCAGATGGCCGAGACCGGCGCGCCGCTGGCCGGCGAGATGAGCGGCCACATCTTCTTCGCCGACCGTTATTACGGCTTCGACGACGCCCTTTACGCCGCCATCCGCCTGCTGGGCATCGTGGCCCGCTGGGATCGCCAGACCATCGGCCAGCGCCGTGACAAGCTGCCCCACATGGTCAACACCCCGGAACTGCGCTTCGACTGCCCGGAGGAGCGCAAGTTCGCCGTGGTGGCCGAGGTCCGGGCGCGCCTCGAGGCGGCGGGCGCCAATTTCTCCGCCATCGACGGCGTGCGGGTGGACACGGCCGACGGCTGGTGGCTGCTGCGCGCCTCCAACACCCAGGCGGTGCTGGTGGCCCGCTGCGAGGCGGCCAGCGCCGAGGGGTTGAAGCGGCTGCGCCAGACCCTCTCGGAGCAGTTGGCGGCCAGCGGCGTCAGCCTTGGGACTACCCACTGATGGCGGCTTGAATTTCTTCGGCTTAGGTTCCAGACTGATATCATTCGAAGGTAGGGGGTCTGGGACCGGCCACCCCTTGCGCAAGAACAATATCCGTCAGATCAAGGGGGACCAGTATGTCCGTTGAATCCATCCTGAAGACCAAGGGCAACGTCGTCTTCACCATCCGCCCCGAGCATTCGGTGGCCGACGCCGCCGCGCTGCTGACCAACAAGAAGGTCGGCGTGGCCGTGGTCTGCGACGCCAAGGGCAAGCTGCAGGGCGTGCTGTCCGAGCGCGACATCGTCAAGGGCCTGTCCCAGTACGGCAAGGCCGCCCTGGAAATGCCGGTGCGCAACGTCATGTCCAGCCCGGTGGTCACCTGCTCGCCCGGCGACAGCGTCAAGACCATCATGGGCGTGATGACCGAACGCCGCATCCGCCACCTGCCGGTGGTGGAAAAGGACGAGCTGATCGGCATCGTCTCCATCGGCGACGCGGTCAACTTCCGCCTGACCGAGGCCCAGATGGAGATGAACGTGCTGCGCGACGTCGCCGCCACGCGCTGATCTTCACTTTCAACGCCCCCGGAATCCCAGGATTCCGGGGGCGTTTGCATTTTTGCAGCCCCTCCATGCGCGACAATTATGTTGCAGCGCAAAAATCATGTTGCGCTGCAACACGATTCTGTTAGATTAGCCTCATGTTGCAGCGCACAACGCGCCTCACCCTTTGAAAAGGATCATGGTCATGACCATCAAGATCGACGGTTTCGAGAAGTTCGTCGCCCTGGGCAAGGAAAACGCCGACGCTTTCGCCAAGTCCGGCGCCGCCACCGTCAAGGCTTTCGAAGAGATCGCCAAGGCCCAGCAGGCCCTGATCGCCGAGAACGTCAAGAAGGCCGACGCCGCCGTCAAGGCGCTGTTCTCCGTCAAGAGCCCGGCCGAGCTGGCCGATCTGCAGGGCAAGCTGGCCCGCGAGGCCCTCGAGGGCGCCATCGCCGACGGCCGCAAGCTGGCCGAGCTGTCGACCACTGCGCTGACCGCCGCGGTCGAGCCGATCCAGGCCCGTTTCGCCGCGCTGACCAAGGTTGCCGCCTAACTTCGATCCGCAAGCCCGGCGAGGTCTCTCCTCCCACCTCGCCCGGGTCTGGATCGAAATGACCGCCGCCGCTTTTTGAACGTCCGGGGCTCTCCCCCCCATCCCGCTGCTTCCGGACATTCGCGACGACGGCCACGAAGCCCCGGCCTTCCTCCCAAGGCCGGGGCTTTTTCTTTGCCCGATTTAAATCGGCATTCCTTGACCGAATTGCCCGAGGCTCCTACCTTTCTTGCCAAGAAGGAGTGAGCCGATGTCGTTCAAGGGTACCGATAGCTATGTGGCGACCGAAGACCTGCTGGTCGCCGTCAACGCGGCGTTGCGTCTGGAACGCCCCCTGCTGATCAAGGGCGAGCCGGGCACCGGCAAGACCGTGCTGGCCGCCGAGGTGGCCAAGTCGCTGGGCCGTCCGCTGCTGCAATGGCACATCAAGTCCACCACCAAGGCGCAGCAGGGCCTGTATGAATACGACGCGGTGGCGCGCCTCAGGGATTCCCAGCTGGGCGATGCCCGCGTCCACGACATCTCCAACTACATCGTCAGGGGCAAGCTGTGGGAGGCGTTCGAGGCCCCCACCCCGCCGGTGCTGCTGATCGACGAGATCGACAAGGCCGACATCGAGTTCCCCAACGACCTGCTGCTGGAACTCGACCGCATGGAGTTCCATGTCTACGAGACCAAGCAGGTGGTCAAGGCGGCGCAGCGTCCCATGGTGATCATCACCTCGAACAACGAGAAGGAGCTGCCCGACGCCTTCCTGCGCCGCTGCTTCTTCCACTACATCCGCTTCCCCGACCGCGAGACCATGGAACGCATCGTCGCCGTGCATTACCCCGGCATCAAGCCGGCCCTGCTGCACGAGGCGCTGACCGCGTTCTTCGACATCCGCGAGGTGGCGGGGCTGAAGAAGAAGCCGTCCACCTCGGAGCTGCTGGACTGGATCAAGCTGCTGCTGTCCGAGGATTTGTCGCCGGAAGACCTGCGGGCCAAGGACAAGGCCTCGCTGATTCCCAAGCTGCACGGCGCGCTTTTGAAGAACGAGCAGGACGTCCACCTGTTCGAGCGCCTGGCCTTCCTCAATCGGCGGGAGGGACGCTGATGACCGTCATCTCGTGGACCGAGGCCATGAGCGTGGGAAACTCCGCCCTGGACAAGGACCACCAGAAGCTGATCGGCATGATCAACGACCTCGACCAGTCGGCTCCCGACTTCCTGGAGCTGTTCAACGCGGTGCTGGACTACACCACCGGCCATTTCGAGCGTGAGGAGGCCCACCTGGAAGCCATCGGCTTTCCCGGTCTGGACGCCCACCGGGTCCAGCACGACGACTTCGCTGACCAGGTGGCGGCCATGCTGAAGCAGTACCGCACCCAGGCCTTCGAGGACGACGACACCCGGCTGAAGGACTTCCTGTGGTCGTGGCTGAAGGGCCACATCCTGATCGAGGACCAGCGCTACGCCGCCTGGACCCGGGCGAAGGGCGGTTGAGTCCACCATGTTCCTGACCCTGTTCCTCGAACTGCGCGACGCCAAGGTGCCGGTCACCTTGAAGGAATACCTCACCCTGCTCGAGGCCCTGGCCGAGGGCGTCGCCGAGATGAGCGTCGACACCTTCTACTACCTGACCCGGGCCTGCCTGGTGAAGGACGAGCGCAACCTGGACAAGTTCGACCGGGTGTTCGGCCGCGTCTTCAACGGTATCGTCGGATCGGGCGACGAGCTGGCCGCCGCGCTCAAAGCCGCCATCCCCGAGGAATGGCTGCGTAAGCTGGCGGAAAAGCACCTGACGCCGGAAGAGATGGAGCAAATCCAGTCGGCGGGCGGCTTCGAAAAGCTGATGGAGACGTTGCGCAAGCGCCTGGAGGAGCAGAAGGAGCGCCACCAGGGCGGCTCCAAGTGGATCGGCACCGCCGGCACCTCGCCCTTCGGCGCCTACGGCTACAACCCCGAGGGCGTGCGCATCGGCCAGAACGAATCCCGGCACCGCCGCGCGGTCAAGGTGTGGGACGAGCGGGTCTACCGCAATCTCGACGACGGCATCGAACTGGGCACGCGGAACTTCCGCATGGCCCTGCGACGGCTGCGCCGCTTCGCCCGCGAGGGCGCCGCCACCGAACTGGACCTGCCCGGCACCATCACCTCGACGGCGCGGGCCGGCGGCTGGCTCGACCTCAAGATGCGGCCCGAGCGCCACAACAAGGTCAAGCTGCTGCTGCTGCTCGACATCGGCGGCTCCATGGACGAGCACGTGCGCACCTGCGAGGAGCTGTTCTCGGCGGTGCGCTCCGAGTTCAAGCACCTGGAGTACTACTACTTCCACAACTGCCCCTATGGCGGGCTGTGGAAGGACAACCGCCGCCGCCACCAGGACGTCACCCACACGCTGGACGTCATCCATACCTACCCGTCGGACTACAAACTGATCTTCGTCGGCGACGCCGCCATGAGCCCCTACGAGATCACCATGCCGGGCGGCGCCGTGGAGGAATGGAACGAGGAGCCCGGCCATGTGTGGATGCGCCGCCTGCTCGACCAGTGGCCCAGTGCCGTCTGGCTCAATCCGGCCCCCCCGGCGCGCTGGCAGTGGACCCATTCCACCCAGATGATCCAGCAGCTGATGGGCGGGCGCATGCATCCCCTGACGCTGGAGGGCCTGGACCAGGCCATGCGCGATCTCAATCGGGGCACGCCCCATCCGTAATGTCGGCCCCGTCCGTAATGTCGGCCCCCTCCGTAATGTCGGCCCCCTCCGTAATGTCGGCCCCCTCCGTAATGTCGGATTGCCGGTATTGGTTTGAGCGCGCCATATGATAGCCTTCCGCTTGGCATGAATGTCTCTTTGGGGGGAAACGGGACCGAATGGCGGAGGGGGGCAAACGGACCCTGACCTGGCTGGGCGGAGCGCAGGGCCACCTGTTCCAGGTGGTGATGCTCGGCCTCATCCCCTGCATTTTCCTCGGCACCCTGGCGGTGATCGTCCATCTGGCCGAATCCCTGTCGCTGCAGGCGGCGGGCGCCCAGATCGAGACCCTGGCGCGCATGGCCGCCGCCATCCACGACCGTGGGCTGGAAAGCTCGCGCGAGGCGCTGGCCGCCCTGGCCACCGACCCCGAGGATGACGAGTGCGGCAACCATTACCGCCACTTCCTGCTGGCCATCGAGGGGCATGCGGGTTTCATGCGTACCGACGCCTCGGGGCAGGTGAAGTGCAGCATCGGCCAGGGCTCCGACATTTCCTGGCTCGCCAAGGGCGCCCACATCGAGCGGGCCCTGGAAACGGGAAGCATCGCCACCGCCCCCTATCACTTGCTCGACGACGGCCGCACCGCCCTGCCCATCGCCTATCCCATCCTGGACTGGCTGGGCACGCCGCGCGGCGTGGTGGCCACCGCCCGTTCCCTGGACCACCTGGCCAGGGCAGTCGCCCCGCCCATCCTGCCCGAAGGAGCGCGCCTGCTGGTACTGCGAAAGGACGGGACGATCCTGGCCCGGGTGCCCGCCCTGCCCGAACCCGCGCCCCAGGTCACCCCGGTGCCGGAACTGAAGGACGCGGCGGTGCGGGGCGCCAGCGGCTCGTTCATCGCCACCGCCATCACCGGCGAGACGTCCATGTTCGGCATCGCGCCCTTGGGCAATCTGGCCCCCGATACCATGGTCGCGGTGACCGTCCCGGTGGAAATGCTGGGCGGGGCCGAGCGCCAGTTCCTGCGCATGGCGGTGATCGCCTTCGCCGTGGCGGGCACCGGCGCCGTCCTGCTGCTGTGGTTTTCCAGCCGCCGGCTGCTATTCGCCCCGCTCGGCCGGCTGGCCGGGGCCATGCGCCGGGTACGGAGCGGCGACATGAATGCCCGCACAGGCGGCGGCCTGGGCGAGGTGGGCGAGATGTGCGCCACCTTCGACACCATGCTGGGCGCGCTGAACGAGCGCGAGGTCTGGCTGAAGGACAGCGAGGACCGCTTCCGCGCCACCTTCGAGCAGGCCGCCGTCGGCATGAGCCACGCCAGTCCCGACCGCCGTTTCATCCGGGTCAACCGCCGCTTCGCCGCCATGCTGGGCTACGAGCCCGAGGAACTGATCGGCCGACCGACCCTGGACATCACCCACCCCGACGACCGGGCGCTGGGCGGGGACGAGATCGCCAGCATGATCCGCGGCGAGTGCCAGAGCTTCGCCATGGAAAAGCGCTACATCCGCAAGGACGGCTCCATCGCCTGGATCAACCTGACCCTGTCGGCCCTGTGGCGCGAGGGCCGCATCGAATACCTGATCGGCGTCACCGAGGATATCGAGCGGCGCAAGCTGGCCGAGGCCCAGATGCTGGCCGCCAAGGAACAGGCCGAAAGCGCCAGCCGCGCCAAAAGCGACTTCCTGGCCGGCATGAGCCATGAACTGCGCACGCCCTTGAACGCCATCATCGGCTTCGCCGAGACCATGTATTCCCAGGTCCTGGGCCCCATGCCCGACCGCTACCGGGAATATGCCGGCGACATCTCCGCCTCGGGCCGCCATCTGCTCAGCATCATCACCGACATCCTGGACCTGGCCAAGATCGAGGCCGGCAAGATGGAGCTGGACGACCGCCCCATGGAGGTCCGTCCGCTGGTCGAGGCCGCCATCCGCCTGATGCGCGACCGCGCCGCCGGATTGGACCTGATCGCCGACCTTCCCGCCGACCTGCCGCAGGTCATGGCGGACGAGCGGCGCATCCGGCAGGTGCTGATCAATCTCATGGCCAATGCCGTCAAGTTCACCCCCCATGGCGGAACGGTGAGGATCTCCGCCACAATCCCGCCGCACGGGGGGCTTGAACTGCATGTGGCCGACAGCGGCATCGGCATGACCGGCGACGAAATCGCCCAGGCCATGGAGCCCTTCGTCCAGGTGGACGCCCGCATCGCCCGGCGTCACGAGGGAACCGGCCTGGGACTGCCCATGGTGGTGGCCATCATGGAGATGCACGGCGGCTCGGTCAGCATCCACAGCCAGCCCGATCAGGGCACCCGGGTGACGGTCGCCTTCCCCCCGTCCCGCCTGTTCAGCGCGGCGGCGGACTGATACCGGGATGCGGCGATCGAAACCGATCCCCGCATCGCCCTCAATCGCCGGGCGCCGCCTGTGGCGGCTTGGCTTCCGCCGCATAGGCGGCGCGGCCCCTTGGGCCTACCCACCCCGCGACGAGCAGGCTCATCGCGGGCTGGTGTGGGTCATGAATTCGGCCATGGCGGCGACCACCTCGTCCTCGCGGCCGAAGAAGCCGTGGGGCGACATGGCCTGACAGGCGGCCGAGCGCGCCGGGGCGCCGCCGTCGACCATCAGCAGCCGTCGCCGGGGCGAGTTGGCCAGACTCTCCAGCAGCCCGGCGGCGTCGCCGGGCGGCGTGACCTCGCAGGAATCGCCCGAATGGGCGACGACCATGGCCGGCACGCCGACGCCCCCCAATCCCAGGCCGAACACGCCGTCGGCGGGATAGGCGTATTTGCGGTGCCCCCGGGTGATGGACGAGGTGAGGATCACGCCGTCCACCTGGGCGCCCAGCCGGACCGCCACGTTGGCCGCCGACAACGTCCCCATGCTGGTGCCCACCAGCCAGACCGGCAGGCCGCCGCTCCGGCGCTTAAGCCAGGCGGCCAGGGCGGCGATGTCGTCGGCGTGCTCCTGGGAAAGGCGGAATTGCGCCGTCAGGGAGCGCCCCTGATCCGACGGCGCGTCCATGGTCATCGCCAGGACGCCGTGACCGGCGAGAAGCCCCCGGGTCCGGACCAGGAAATTGCCGCGCCCGAAGGCGACGGGCGCGTCCACGGTTTCGCCGGGACGTACCCCGACGCTGCCATCACCGCCGGCCAGCAGGATGGCGGCGACGACGGGCGGGCGCGCCGGCTCGGTCAGGTAGAAGGCGGTGGACACCCCCGGGCGGGTTTCGATCTCCAGCGCCTGCTCGCCGCGGATGGCTTCAGCCGCCCAGGTTGCGTGTCCAAACAGCAACAGCGGCAGTGCCATCAGCCATCCACGCATCACCCATTCTCCCATGCCGCTTGGCCCCGATGCCTCCATCATGGCACAGTACGGCGTCGGCAACATCCAGGACCGCTCCCCGCCTCATGGTCAGCGAGCTGCTACGCCCCGATTCCGAGTTCTCCCGAGCCGTCTACAAGGAAATCCGCCCGGCCATTCCCCGTGCCCATTGGCCGGTGGAGGCCTTGCGCGCCACCTTCACGCCCAGCAGCGACGGCCTGTCGCTGATCGCCGGTTTCGAGGGCCTGCCTCCGAACTACGCCGCCTTGGCCGCCCAGGTCGTGCTGAACGCCAAGGTGGACCTGGTGCTGGTGTCGCCGGTGGCGGCCCTGGCCTCGGCGGTGGTCTACGCCAAGCGCTGGCGCGACACCTTCCTTTACGCGCTGCTGCCGCTGCTGTTCGCCATTCCCCTGCTGGCCCCCCTGGGCAACGTCGCCATGCGGGTCAGCATCGTCCTGTTCGCGCTGAATTGCGCCGCGCTGCTGCTGTGCCACGCCCGCCTGCTGCAGCGGCGTTCCGCCCTGCAGCAAGGGCGCTTCATCGCCGAAATTCCGACGCCGGGCCTCAGGATCAAGGTGCCCCAGGGCACGCCGATCCACCATCAGGAATGAAAAGGAGCATCATGCCCCCGGTTTCCCTCCAGCGCCGCGCCCTGGTTCTCGGATTGCCCGTGGCGGGCTGCGCCCTCGCCCTGGCCCCCGGCGCCGCCATGGCCAGCCGGGCCGAGGCGGACGAGGCGGCGGCGCGCCTGCTCGGCGGCGTCAGGCCCCAGGCGGGCAAGGTCCACCTGAAGCTTCCCGAGATCGCCGACAACGGCGCCACCGTGCCGTTCACCGTCTCGGTGGACCACCCCATGGCGCCGAACAATTACGTCAGGGAAATCCACATCCTGGCCCACGACAATCCCGCCCCCCAGGTGGCCAGCTTCCACTTCACCCCCACCGGCAAGGCGGAGGTGTCGGGACGGCTGCGTCTGGCCCGCAGCCAGGAGGTGCGCGCCATCGCACTCTTGTCCGACGGCAGCGCCTGGGAGACGCGGCGCGAGGTCAAGGTCACCGTCGGCGGCTGCGGAGGCTGACGGACATGCCCACCCCCAAGGTCAAATTCCCCGAAAGCGCCGCCAAGGGCGAGATCATCGAGATCAAGACCCTGATCGACCACGACATGGAATCGGGACAGCGCAAGGACATGAACGGCGTGCTGCTGCCGCGCCGGATCATCAACCGCTTCACCTGCGCGCTCAACGGCCGCATCGTGTTCGCGGCCGACCTTCATCCGGGCATCTCGGCCAATCCGGGATTGAGCTTCTTCATCACCGCAGCCGAAAGCGGCGCCCTGGACTTCACCTGGTTCGACGACGACGGCAGCCGCTACACCCTGTCGCGGCCGCTGACGGTGAAGTGATCACCGCCGGGCGGAAGACGGACGCGCCCGCGCCTTGATCTCCGCCCAGACGGCTTCGTGCCGGCGCTGGATCACGTCCGGGCAGGACGGCAGGAACCCCACCTTGGCCGGCCAGGGCGCCACCATTTCGGGCGCGCCGAGCACGGTCGGCGCCAGGAATTTCTCGCTGCCGCGGATCATGTTGGCATAGCCGTTGAAATTCGAATCCAGGGCGGCGTTCTCGGGCTTCAGCATGAAGGTCAGGAACTTCATGGCGTTGGCGCGGTTGGGAGGATTTTTCGGCACCACCACCACGTCGGTCCACACCAGATTGCCTTCGCGCGGATAGGCATAGGCCAGGCTGGGGCGCTTTTCCCGCGCCCGCATGGCGTCGCCGTTCCATGACACCGCTAGCACGATGGATGGGTCCGCCAGGGCCGCCATCGCCTTCTCGGCGGGCACCAGCCGGTTGCGGGCCAGCAGCGGCTCGAGCAGGCGGGCGGCCTTTTCCAGCTTGCCCTCGTCGTCGGCGCAGCGCGCCTCGCCCGCATAGATCAGCGCCAGCTGGACCATGTCGCCCTCGTCCAGCAGGGCGATGCGGCCGTCCACCTCGGGCGGCGGCTCGAACAGCAGACGCAGCGAATCGATGTCGCCGCGATGGATGGAGGTGTCCACCGCGAAGGCGGTGGTCCCCCACTGATGGGGAATGGTGTACTCGTTGCGCGGATCGAACGAGCGCGACCGCCAGGGGTCCTCGACGTTCCAGAAGCCGTTCAGGCGGTCGGCCAGCACCCGCTCGATCAGCCCGCCCCCGATCAGCCCGCCCACGTGGTAATCGGGAAAGAAGGCGATGTCGAAGCCCGAGCGGCCGCCCTGCAGGCGGCTGCTCACCTGATCGTGGTCGGCCACCACGGTGAGCGCCACGCTGATTCCGGTTTCGCGTTCGAACTTGCGCAGCAATTCGGGCGACAGATAGGACGACCGGGTCAGAACCCGCAACTCGCTGGCCATGGCCCCGGTGGCCGCCACCAGGAGCAGAACGGCGAGCAGGAGCGCCCGGGCTCGCATCACCCGCCGTTCCCGTTGCGCCCCATGCCGACGGGCGGCCGCGGCAACGCCAGGTCCTCGGCGCGGCGCATGAAGGCGCCCAGGCGGGCCGCGACCCTTCGGTTGATGGAGCCGGTCGGAAACTTGCCGTCGGCGTCGCGTTCGCCGGCCGGCACCCCGGTCAGCAGCGTCATGCCCTGGTCGACGGTTTCCACCGGATAGACGGAGAACAGGCCGGCCCTGGCGGCCTCGACCACGTCCTCGCGCAGCATCAGGTGCCGAACATTGGCGGCGGGAATCAGCACGCCGTGGCTGCCGTCCAGCCCCCTGGCCCGGCACAGGTCGAAGAAGCCCTCGATCTTCTCGTTGACCCCGCCGATGGCCTGGATGCGCCCGAACTGGTCGATGGAGCCGGTCACCGCCAGATTCTGGCGGATGGGCAGGTCGGCCAGGGCCGACAACAGGGCGTAAAGCTCGGTGGACGAGGCCGAATCGCCTTCGATGCCACCGTAGGATTGCTCGAACACCAGGGTGGCCGACAGCGCCATGGGCAACTCGGTGGCATAGCGCGACGCCAGATAGGACGACAGGATCATCACCCCCTTGCCATGGATGGGGCCGCCCAGCTGGACCTCGCGCTCGATATCCACCACGTCGCCCTTGCCGAAGCGCACCCTGGCCGTCACGCGGGTGGGACGGCCGAAGGAGAAGCGTCCCAGCTCAAGCACCGCCAGACCGTTGATCTGGCCCACCGCCTCGCCCTCGGTATTGATGTGGACGGTGCCGGCCAGCATTTCCTCCTGGACGTTGTCGCGCACCCGGTCCAGGCGGCGCACCGAGGCCGCCACCGCGCGGGCCACATGGGCGGCGGACACGTGGGCGGCGCCATCCTCGCCTGCCCAGTAATCGGCCTCGCGCACCAGATCGGCCAGGCTGGCCATGTGGGTGGACAGCCGCGAGGAATCGCCCACCTCGCGCGAGGCCTGCTCGACGATGCGGGCCACGGCGCCGCGTTCGAGCGGCCTTAAGCCCTCCTTGCGGGCAAGTCCGGCCACCGAGCGGGCCAGCAGGACGGTATTGGCCTCGCTTCTGTCCATGCGCCAGTCGAAATCCGCCGAGACCTTGAAC includes:
- the pgmG gene encoding phosphoglucomutase/phosphomannomutase PgmG; translation: MTSHTFHPTILREYDIRGIVGETLFAADAEAIGRAFGTRVRRNGGHVVALGWDGRLSSPEMAEALTKGLMASGCTVRRIGRGPTPMLYFAAKVREADGGIMVTGSHNPPTHNGFKMVLAGKPFFGPDIQSLGTIAAKGDFATGEGKAVEDSVFDEYVTRLAEDYDGERDLRVVWDCGNGATGEALHALVKRLPGTHTVLFGEIDGRFPNHHPDPTEPHNLVALQDKVLAESAHLGIAFDGDGDRIGVVDAEGRILYGDQILVILAEDLLKSRPGATIIADVKASKVFFDEVRRMGGNAVMGRTGHSLIKTQMAETGAPLAGEMSGHIFFADRYYGFDDALYAAIRLLGIVARWDRQTIGQRRDKLPHMVNTPELRFDCPEERKFAVVAEVRARLEAAGANFSAIDGVRVDTADGWWLLRASNTQAVLVARCEAASAEGLKRLRQTLSEQLAASGVSLGTTH
- a CDS encoding CBS domain-containing protein; its protein translation is MSVESILKTKGNVVFTIRPEHSVADAAALLTNKKVGVAVVCDAKGKLQGVLSERDIVKGLSQYGKAALEMPVRNVMSSPVVTCSPGDSVKTIMGVMTERRIRHLPVVEKDELIGIVSIGDAVNFRLTEAQMEMNVLRDVAATR
- a CDS encoding phasin family protein, with product MTIKIDGFEKFVALGKENADAFAKSGAATVKAFEEIAKAQQALIAENVKKADAAVKALFSVKSPAELADLQGKLAREALEGAIADGRKLAELSTTALTAAVEPIQARFAALTKVAA
- a CDS encoding MoxR family ATPase, whose product is MSFKGTDSYVATEDLLVAVNAALRLERPLLIKGEPGTGKTVLAAEVAKSLGRPLLQWHIKSTTKAQQGLYEYDAVARLRDSQLGDARVHDISNYIVRGKLWEAFEAPTPPVLLIDEIDKADIEFPNDLLLELDRMEFHVYETKQVVKAAQRPMVIITSNNEKELPDAFLRRCFFHYIRFPDRETMERIVAVHYPGIKPALLHEALTAFFDIREVAGLKKKPSTSELLDWIKLLLSEDLSPEDLRAKDKASLIPKLHGALLKNEQDVHLFERLAFLNRREGR
- a CDS encoding bacteriohemerythrin; this translates as MTVISWTEAMSVGNSALDKDHQKLIGMINDLDQSAPDFLELFNAVLDYTTGHFEREEAHLEAIGFPGLDAHRVQHDDFADQVAAMLKQYRTQAFEDDDTRLKDFLWSWLKGHILIEDQRYAAWTRAKGG
- a CDS encoding VWA domain-containing protein, whose amino-acid sequence is MFLTLFLELRDAKVPVTLKEYLTLLEALAEGVAEMSVDTFYYLTRACLVKDERNLDKFDRVFGRVFNGIVGSGDELAAALKAAIPEEWLRKLAEKHLTPEEMEQIQSAGGFEKLMETLRKRLEEQKERHQGGSKWIGTAGTSPFGAYGYNPEGVRIGQNESRHRRAVKVWDERVYRNLDDGIELGTRNFRMALRRLRRFAREGAATELDLPGTITSTARAGGWLDLKMRPERHNKVKLLLLLDIGGSMDEHVRTCEELFSAVRSEFKHLEYYYFHNCPYGGLWKDNRRRHQDVTHTLDVIHTYPSDYKLIFVGDAAMSPYEITMPGGAVEEWNEEPGHVWMRRLLDQWPSAVWLNPAPPARWQWTHSTQMIQQLMGGRMHPLTLEGLDQAMRDLNRGTPHP
- a CDS encoding ATP-binding protein; the protein is MAEGGKRTLTWLGGAQGHLFQVVMLGLIPCIFLGTLAVIVHLAESLSLQAAGAQIETLARMAAAIHDRGLESSREALAALATDPEDDECGNHYRHFLLAIEGHAGFMRTDASGQVKCSIGQGSDISWLAKGAHIERALETGSIATAPYHLLDDGRTALPIAYPILDWLGTPRGVVATARSLDHLARAVAPPILPEGARLLVLRKDGTILARVPALPEPAPQVTPVPELKDAAVRGASGSFIATAITGETSMFGIAPLGNLAPDTMVAVTVPVEMLGGAERQFLRMAVIAFAVAGTGAVLLLWFSSRRLLFAPLGRLAGAMRRVRSGDMNARTGGGLGEVGEMCATFDTMLGALNEREVWLKDSEDRFRATFEQAAVGMSHASPDRRFIRVNRRFAAMLGYEPEELIGRPTLDITHPDDRALGGDEIASMIRGECQSFAMEKRYIRKDGSIAWINLTLSALWREGRIEYLIGVTEDIERRKLAEAQMLAAKEQAESASRAKSDFLAGMSHELRTPLNAIIGFAETMYSQVLGPMPDRYREYAGDISASGRHLLSIITDILDLAKIEAGKMELDDRPMEVRPLVEAAIRLMRDRAAGLDLIADLPADLPQVMADERRIRQVLINLMANAVKFTPHGGTVRISATIPPHGGLELHVADSGIGMTGDEIAQAMEPFVQVDARIARRHEGTGLGLPMVVAIMEMHGGSVSIHSQPDQGTRVTVAFPPSRLFSAAAD
- a CDS encoding alpha/beta hydrolase, whose amino-acid sequence is MRGWLMALPLLLFGHATWAAEAIRGEQALEIETRPGVSTAFYLTEPARPPVVAAILLAGGDGSVGVRPGETVDAPVAFGRGNFLVRTRGLLAGHGVLAMTMDAPSDQGRSLTAQFRLSQEHADDIAALAAWLKRRSGGLPVWLVGTSMGTLSAANVAVRLGAQVDGVILTSSITRGHRKYAYPADGVFGLGLGGVGVPAMVVAHSGDSCEVTPPGDAAGLLESLANSPRRRLLMVDGGAPARSAACQAMSPHGFFGREDEVVAAMAEFMTHTSPR
- the soxY gene encoding thiosulfate oxidation carrier protein SoxY yields the protein MPPVSLQRRALVLGLPVAGCALALAPGAAMASRAEADEAAARLLGGVRPQAGKVHLKLPEIADNGATVPFTVSVDHPMAPNNYVREIHILAHDNPAPQVASFHFTPTGKAEVSGRLRLARSQEVRAIALLSDGSAWETRREVKVTVGGCGG
- the soxZ gene encoding thiosulfate oxidation carrier complex protein SoxZ, translating into MPTPKVKFPESAAKGEIIEIKTLIDHDMESGQRKDMNGVLLPRRIINRFTCALNGRIVFAADLHPGISANPGLSFFITAAESGALDFTWFDDDGSRYTLSRPLTVK
- a CDS encoding extracellular solute-binding protein, which codes for MRARALLLAVLLLVAATGAMASELRVLTRSSYLSPELLRKFERETGISVALTVVADHDQVSSRLQGGRSGFDIAFFPDYHVGGLIGGGLIERVLADRLNGFWNVEDPWRSRSFDPRNEYTIPHQWGTTAFAVDTSIHRGDIDSLRLLFEPPPEVDGRIALLDEGDMVQLALIYAGEARCADDEGKLEKAARLLEPLLARNRLVPAEKAMAALADPSIVLAVSWNGDAMRAREKRPSLAYAYPREGNLVWTDVVVVPKNPPNRANAMKFLTFMLKPENAALDSNFNGYANMIRGSEKFLAPTVLGAPEMVAPWPAKVGFLPSCPDVIQRRHEAVWAEIKARARPSSARR